One genomic region from Aliarcobacter cryaerophilus ATCC 43158 encodes:
- the bioV gene encoding pimelyl-ACP methyl ester esterase BioV has protein sequence MICNNFHSGFCFKNECKLFKDYLEIGDFIISGFSYGAIKAFKQALESKTRLDKLQLFSPSFFQNKDEKFKKMQKLFFKKDKDTYINNFLENVKYPQNKDIKEYLNIGKYEELDELLEFIWKKEDFEELKSKGLKIEVFLGENDKIIDSSVAKDFFKDFATVYYFKDKGHLL, from the coding sequence ATGATTTGCAATAACTTTCATAGTGGATTTTGTTTTAAAAATGAGTGTAAACTTTTCAAAGATTATTTGGAAATAGGGGATTTTATAATCTCTGGATTTTCATATGGAGCTATCAAAGCTTTTAAACAGGCTTTAGAAAGTAAAACAAGATTGGATAAACTTCAACTCTTTTCACCATCTTTTTTTCAAAATAAAGATGAAAAATTTAAAAAAATGCAAAAATTATTTTTCAAAAAAGATAAAGATACTTATATAAATAATTTCTTAGAAAATGTAAAATATCCGCAAAACAAGGATATAAAAGAGTATTTAAACATAGGAAAATATGAAGAGTTAGATGAACTATTAGAGTTTATTTGGAAAAAAGAAGATTTTGAAGAGTTAAAGTCTAAGGGTTTGAAAATAGAAGTTTTTTTAGGCGAAAATGACAAAATAATTGATAGTTCTGTTGCAAAAGATTTTTTTAAAGATTTTGCAACAGTTTATTATTTTAAAGATAAAGGACATTTACTATGA
- the mog gene encoding molybdopterin adenylyltransferase: MSEEIKKIAKIGIVTTSDRASAGIYEDLSGKAIIDTLNDYLKSPWQEVYRCISDDKATIEETLKELVDIEHCCLVVTTGGTGPSLRDVTPEATEAVCDRMMPGFGELMRSVSLQYVPTAILSRQTAGLRGSSLIVNLPGKPKSIKECLDAVFPAIPYCIDLMEGPYLETKEDVIKAFRPKK; encoded by the coding sequence ATGAGTGAAGAGATAAAAAAAATAGCAAAAATTGGAATAGTTACTACAAGTGATAGAGCAAGTGCTGGAATATATGAAGATTTATCAGGAAAAGCTATTATTGATACTTTAAATGATTATTTAAAATCTCCTTGGCAAGAAGTTTATAGATGTATAAGTGATGATAAGGCAACTATTGAAGAGACTTTAAAAGAGTTAGTTGATATTGAACATTGTTGTTTAGTCGTAACAACAGGAGGAACAGGACCTTCACTTAGAGATGTAACTCCAGAAGCAACTGAAGCTGTATGTGATAGAATGATGCCAGGTTTTGGTGAGCTTATGAGAAGCGTAAGCTTACAATATGTTCCAACAGCTATTCTTTCAAGACAAACAGCAGGTTTAAGAGGAAGTTCTTTGATTGTAAATCTTCCAGGAAAACCAAAATCAATTAAAGAGTGTCTTGATGCAGTTTTTCCAGCTATTCCATACTGTATAGATTTGATGGAAGGTCCATATTTGGAGACAAAAGAAGATGTTATAAAAGCTTTTAGACCTAAAAAATAG
- a CDS encoding ABC transporter permease has translation MNKELINFIVKKYLKFDKKNPFISISAILAFIGVAIGVMVLILSMAIMNGTAKEFERKLFTMNYPLTIYSKSANSVNEDLLLDLEANFKDLKFSPFISTQAIVQNANNMSGGMIFGVIPEKEAKINPIFKEALRDFNFSKFDIITGVGISDKLLLTQNSKLTLYFTELNPAGFSLMPKMKRFDYISSFNSGLSAYDKAYMYTTIEALQTLLQKDIGSYDGIHVHSDDAFVDIEKLRTFLQDKRVGVVGWWQQNGNFFAAMKMEKTALFIVLMLIILVASLNIISSLLMTVMSRRKEIALLLSMGTSAKEIKSIFLKVGMAIGFGGIILGIILGFIGYFLLDTFDIVSLPADVYGSAKLPLDLAVTDFIYIVVGSIVIVLLSSFYPASRATKIDVIDVLRNE, from the coding sequence TTGAATAAAGAATTAATAAATTTTATAGTTAAAAAGTATCTAAAGTTTGATAAAAAGAATCCATTTATCTCTATTAGTGCTATTTTAGCTTTTATTGGAGTTGCTATTGGAGTTATGGTACTAATATTATCAATGGCAATTATGAATGGGACAGCAAAAGAGTTTGAAAGAAAACTTTTTACTATGAACTATCCACTAACTATCTACTCAAAAAGTGCAAATAGTGTAAATGAAGATTTACTCTTAGATCTTGAAGCGAATTTCAAAGATCTTAAATTTTCTCCATTTATATCAACTCAAGCTATTGTTCAAAACGCAAACAATATGAGTGGTGGAATGATTTTTGGAGTAATCCCAGAAAAAGAGGCAAAAATTAACCCTATTTTCAAAGAGGCTTTAAGAGATTTTAATTTTAGTAAATTTGACATAATAACAGGTGTTGGAATAAGCGACAAACTTCTTCTTACGCAAAATAGTAAATTAACTCTATATTTTACAGAGTTAAATCCAGCTGGTTTTTCACTTATGCCAAAAATGAAAAGGTTTGACTATATCTCATCATTTAACTCTGGTCTTAGTGCGTACGATAAGGCATATATGTACACAACTATTGAAGCTTTACAAACTCTTCTTCAAAAAGATATTGGCTCTTACGATGGTATTCATGTACACTCAGATGATGCTTTTGTTGATATTGAAAAACTAAGAACTTTTTTACAAGATAAAAGAGTTGGTGTTGTTGGTTGGTGGCAACAAAATGGAAACTTTTTTGCTGCTATGAAGATGGAAAAAACAGCTCTTTTTATAGTTTTAATGTTAATTATTTTAGTTGCTTCATTAAATATAATTTCATCTTTACTAATGACTGTAATGAGTAGAAGAAAAGAGATAGCACTTCTTTTATCAATGGGTACTAGTGCAAAAGAGATAAAATCTATTTTTCTTAAAGTTGGTATGGCTATTGGTTTTGGTGGTATTATTTTAGGTATTATTTTAGGGTTTATTGGATATTTTTTACTTGATACTTTTGATATAGTAAGCTTACCTGCTGATGTTTATGGGAGTGCTAAATTACCACTAGATTTAGCTGTTACAGATTTTATATATATTGTTGTTGGGTCTATTGTTATTGTATTATTATCATCTTTTTATCCAGCTAGTAGGGCTACAAAAATAGATGTTATTGATGTTTTAAGAAATGAATAA
- the secA gene encoding preprotein translocase subunit SecA, producing the protein MLNVFSKVFGTRNDRVVKKYKNIANEITNLEVIYSKLSDDELKAKFNEFKKEVQNDEKSLDSVLKDVFAITREASVRSLGLRPYDVQLIGAMVLNDGNIAEMKTGEGKTLVGAIAVCLNALSGKGVHVVTVNDYLASRDANELKPLYEFLGYSVGALSDAVRDDDTRREQYYCDITYGTNSSYGFDFLRDNMVYDLKDKVQRGHHFVIVDEVDSILIDEARTPLIISGPTNHKNSNYIKANEIALKLVRGELIEPKNASEKPTTTGHFIVDEKNRAVSLTEDGHIKAEELFGVENLYSIENAMLSHSLDQALKANYIFQKDVDYVVKDDQIIIVDEFTGRLSEGRRFSEGLHQALEAKENVAIQDESQTLADTTYQNYFRMYKKLSGMTGTAQTEATEFAQIYNLDVVSIPTNVAVKRVDKSDLIYKSEREKFEAVCEKIKYYHEKGQPVLVGTASIEKSEKLHKILSDKKIPHTVLNAKQHEKEGKIIADAGQKGAVTIATNMAGRGVDIKLTPEILELGGLAIIGTERHESRRIDNQLRGRSGRQGDVGESQFYLSLEDNLLRIFGSDRIKSIMERLGIKEGEFIESKMVTRAVENSQKKVEAMHFESRKHLLEYDDVANEQRKVIYAFRNDLLKEDYDITSKIDENRVEYVQNLLSELNITQVLNEDEFDYEQLIARLKEELHFIVKVEDIKSEDYEDLENRLVQILKDVYEQKMSQAGEKQKAEIERILYLQILDNAYREHLYSMDTLKTGIGLRGYNQKDPLVEYKKESYNMFIDLVANIKLEIIKILFTIQLQSKEEQEALEKIKATMEKSNEHITTNLAQEAVKSSEKKISRNEVCPCGSGLKYKQCCGKSGPKRGLVAGI; encoded by the coding sequence ATGTTAAATGTTTTTTCAAAAGTTTTTGGTACAAGAAATGATAGAGTTGTAAAAAAATATAAAAATATAGCAAACGAAATAACAAATTTGGAAGTGATATACTCAAAGCTAAGCGATGATGAGCTTAAAGCCAAATTTAATGAGTTTAAAAAAGAAGTACAAAACGATGAAAAATCATTGGATAGTGTTTTAAAAGATGTTTTTGCAATAACAAGAGAGGCTAGTGTTAGAAGTTTAGGTCTTAGACCTTATGATGTACAGTTAATTGGTGCTATGGTTTTAAATGATGGAAATATAGCAGAGATGAAAACAGGAGAAGGAAAAACTCTTGTTGGTGCTATTGCTGTTTGTTTAAATGCATTAAGCGGAAAAGGTGTGCATGTTGTAACTGTAAATGATTATCTAGCCTCTAGAGATGCAAATGAGCTAAAACCTCTATATGAGTTTTTAGGATACAGTGTTGGTGCTTTGAGTGATGCAGTAAGAGATGATGATACACGAAGAGAACAATATTATTGTGATATTACTTATGGAACAAATAGCTCTTATGGTTTTGATTTTTTAAGAGATAATATGGTTTATGATTTAAAAGACAAAGTTCAAAGAGGTCATCACTTTGTAATTGTAGATGAAGTTGACTCTATTTTAATAGATGAAGCTAGAACTCCTTTGATTATTAGTGGTCCAACAAATCACAAAAATTCAAACTATATAAAAGCAAATGAGATAGCATTAAAATTAGTTCGTGGAGAATTAATAGAACCAAAAAATGCTAGTGAAAAACCAACTACAACTGGACATTTTATTGTAGATGAAAAAAATAGAGCTGTAAGTTTAACAGAAGATGGTCATATAAAAGCAGAAGAGCTTTTTGGTGTTGAAAATCTTTACTCTATTGAAAATGCTATGCTATCACACTCTCTTGATCAAGCACTTAAAGCAAACTATATTTTCCAAAAAGATGTTGATTATGTTGTAAAAGATGATCAAATTATTATTGTAGATGAATTTACAGGAAGACTTAGTGAAGGAAGAAGATTTAGTGAAGGACTTCACCAAGCACTTGAAGCAAAAGAAAATGTTGCTATTCAAGATGAAAGTCAAACTTTAGCAGATACAACATATCAAAACTACTTTAGAATGTATAAAAAACTTTCAGGAATGACAGGAACAGCCCAAACAGAGGCAACAGAATTTGCACAAATTTACAATCTTGATGTTGTATCAATTCCTACAAATGTAGCTGTTAAAAGAGTTGATAAAAGTGATTTAATCTATAAAAGTGAAAGAGAAAAGTTTGAGGCAGTTTGTGAAAAAATAAAATATTATCACGAAAAAGGACAACCTGTACTTGTGGGAACTGCAAGTATTGAAAAGAGTGAAAAACTTCATAAAATTTTATCAGATAAAAAAATTCCTCATACTGTTTTAAATGCAAAACAACACGAAAAAGAGGGAAAAATAATTGCTGATGCTGGTCAAAAAGGTGCTGTTACTATTGCTACAAATATGGCTGGAAGAGGAGTTGATATTAAGTTAACACCTGAAATATTAGAACTTGGTGGATTAGCAATTATTGGAACAGAAAGACATGAAAGTAGAAGAATTGATAACCAACTTCGAGGAAGAAGTGGAAGACAAGGTGATGTTGGAGAGTCTCAATTTTATTTGAGTTTAGAAGATAATCTTTTAAGAATATTTGGAAGTGATAGAATAAAATCTATTATGGAAAGATTAGGAATAAAAGAAGGAGAGTTTATTGAATCAAAAATGGTTACAAGAGCTGTTGAAAACTCTCAAAAGAAAGTTGAAGCTATGCACTTTGAAAGTAGAAAACATCTTTTAGAGTATGATGATGTTGCAAATGAGCAAAGAAAAGTAATTTATGCATTTAGAAATGATCTTCTAAAAGAGGATTATGACATAACTTCTAAAATAGATGAAAATAGAGTTGAATATGTTCAAAATCTTTTGTCTGAATTAAATATTACTCAAGTATTAAATGAAGATGAGTTTGATTATGAACAACTAATAGCAAGACTTAAAGAGGAACTTCATTTTATAGTAAAAGTTGAAGATATAAAAAGTGAAGATTATGAAGATTTAGAAAATAGATTAGTTCAAATTTTAAAAGATGTTTATGAACAAAAAATGAGCCAAGCAGGAGAGAAACAAAAAGCTGAAATTGAAAGAATCTTATATCTTCAAATTTTAGACAATGCTTATAGAGAGCATCTTTACTCTATGGACACTCTTAAAACTGGAATTGGACTTAGAGGATATAACCAAAAAGATCCACTAGTTGAGTATAAAAAAGAGTCTTATAATATGTTTATAGATTTGGTTGCAAATATTAAACTAGAAATTATAAAAATTCTTTTTACAATCCAACTTCAAAGTAAAGAAGAGCAAGAAGCACTAGAAAAAATAAAAGCTACTATGGAAAAGTCAAATGAGCATATAACTACAAATCTTGCGCAAGAAGCTGTAAAAAGTAGTGAAAAAAAGATATCTCGAAATGAAGTTTGTCCTTGTGGAAGTGGATTGAAATACAAACAGTGTTGTGGGAAAAGTGGTCCTAAAAGAGGCTTGGTAGCAGGAATTTAA
- the lolA gene encoding LolA-like outer membrane lipoprotein chaperone: MFYKLIFTLFIFSSFSFSSSDIQNLKSFQSKFTQTITSSSSDIITYQGEVFIKSSGQILWKYKTPVVKNVYIDNNMAIVDEPELEQAIFTTLENEINILKLLKEAKKIDNNNYVSTIDGTKYQISMSSNKIKKIIYKDTLDNNVEIIFSNSIQDEPIDDNIFVFVAPSNYDLIRK; encoded by the coding sequence ATGTTTTATAAGCTTATCTTTACTCTGTTTATTTTTTCAAGCTTCAGTTTTTCTTCAAGTGATATTCAAAATCTGAAAAGTTTTCAATCAAAATTTACTCAAACTATTACATCAAGTTCAAGTGATATCATAACTTATCAAGGTGAAGTTTTTATAAAAAGTAGTGGACAAATTTTGTGGAAATATAAAACTCCAGTCGTTAAAAATGTTTATATTGACAATAATATGGCAATAGTTGATGAACCAGAGTTAGAACAAGCTATTTTTACAACACTTGAAAATGAGATAAACATATTAAAGCTTTTAAAAGAGGCTAAAAAGATTGATAACAATAACTATGTTTCAACAATAGATGGTACAAAATATCAAATCTCTATGAGTAGTAATAAAATAAAAAAAATAATTTATAAAGATACTCTTGACAATAATGTTGAAATAATTTTCTCAAATTCAATTCAAGATGAACCAATTGATGATAATATTTTTGTATTTGTAGCTCCTAGTAATTATGATTTAATAAGAAAATAG
- a CDS encoding methyl-accepting chemotaxis protein: MKNLSIRVKLLSIVIITIILVSTIIATKSIYEVNNLTNQTIEEYKQSAFNSSIEELKNYTAFAQNIAKSAYEEAKIENIKARKGAYLKSQTDFLFAMILKIYDEQKNKMPEAELKKILLEAIGSVRYGEENDYFFVYDKNSTILKLPLTPEREGSKNNGKHILEFIKTAFEKGEGFVPYEQVIPGKEPRAKLSNIRLFEPYGWVVGTGVYIDNEEKELKAKALNEISKIRFGQDGYFFVYDYDGTNIMHPINPSLIGKNLIENKSQKGIYYIKDLIEVAKKGGGTVIFDFPKSKDDPTLYDKIGYADGLQEWKWMIGTGVYVDNIEKNIEIMHKNSKEKIASIILGIVIIAIVVSVILIFLISFFITKEIIYPLERFESGLLSFFKYLNKESSDVYKIEIKSEDEIGIMTKVVNKNIERTNNLLKQDEALINNVKEVVSQINKGNLRERIVAKTDNDSLEELKNILNDMLEIISKKVNNDLVSIDQVLSNYKDMDFTARIDNSTGDVAKEINILADTINHLLLENKINGLTLEDSSKILLENVNKLNISSNEAAASLEETAAALEQITSNIRNNTESIAKMAKLSDGVIRSSKDGENLANQTTNAMDEINKKVNMVNEAISVIDQIAFQTNILSLNAAVEAATAGEAGKGFAVVAQEVRNLASRSAEAAKDIKHIVEEATIKANEGKQIASSMIYGYKDLSENITQTMNLISDIENASKEQLMGIEQINDAVSELDRQTQQNAMVSSQTHDIALVTDEIAKGIVKEANSKEFIGKDSAKARNFHKSTIATTSNKTQTIEKIEKKESSKHIDEWENF, encoded by the coding sequence ATGAAAAATTTATCAATACGAGTTAAGTTACTAAGCATTGTAATAATTACTATTATATTAGTTTCTACTATAATAGCTACAAAGTCTATTTATGAGGTTAATAATCTTACAAATCAAACTATTGAAGAATATAAGCAAAGTGCTTTTAATTCAAGTATAGAAGAGTTAAAAAACTATACAGCATTTGCTCAAAATATTGCAAAAAGTGCCTATGAAGAAGCAAAAATTGAAAATATAAAAGCAAGAAAAGGTGCATATCTAAAATCACAAACTGATTTTTTGTTTGCAATGATATTAAAAATTTATGATGAACAAAAAAATAAAATGCCAGAAGCAGAACTAAAAAAAATCCTTTTAGAAGCTATTGGTTCTGTTAGATATGGAGAAGAAAATGATTACTTCTTTGTATATGATAAAAACTCTACAATACTAAAATTACCTTTAACTCCAGAGAGAGAAGGTAGTAAAAACAATGGAAAACATATTTTAGAATTTATAAAAACTGCTTTTGAAAAAGGTGAAGGTTTTGTACCTTATGAACAAGTAATTCCAGGTAAAGAACCTAGAGCAAAATTATCTAATATAAGGTTGTTTGAACCTTATGGTTGGGTTGTTGGAACAGGAGTTTATATAGACAATGAAGAAAAAGAGTTAAAAGCAAAAGCTTTAAATGAAATTTCAAAAATTAGATTTGGTCAAGATGGATATTTTTTTGTTTATGACTATGATGGTACAAATATAATGCATCCAATAAATCCATCACTAATTGGAAAAAATCTAATTGAAAATAAAAGCCAAAAAGGTATTTATTATATAAAAGATTTAATAGAAGTTGCAAAAAAAGGTGGAGGAACAGTAATTTTTGATTTTCCAAAAAGTAAAGATGATCCGACTTTATATGACAAAATAGGGTATGCAGATGGGCTTCAAGAGTGGAAATGGATGATTGGAACTGGAGTTTATGTTGATAATATTGAAAAAAATATTGAAATTATGCACAAAAACTCAAAAGAAAAAATTGCTTCTATTATTTTAGGAATAGTTATTATTGCTATCGTTGTTTCGGTTATTTTAATTTTCCTTATCTCATTTTTTATTACAAAAGAGATTATATATCCTTTAGAAAGATTTGAAAGTGGACTTTTATCATTTTTTAAATATCTAAATAAAGAGAGTTCAGATGTTTATAAAATAGAGATAAAATCTGAAGATGAAATAGGAATAATGACAAAAGTAGTAAATAAAAATATTGAAAGAACAAACAATCTACTAAAACAAGATGAAGCCTTAATTAATAATGTAAAAGAGGTTGTTTCACAAATAAATAAAGGAAATTTAAGAGAAAGAATTGTTGCAAAGACAGATAATGATAGCCTAGAAGAGTTAAAAAATATTTTAAATGATATGCTAGAAATAATATCTAAAAAAGTAAACAATGATTTAGTTTCAATAGATCAAGTTTTATCTAATTATAAAGATATGGACTTTACAGCAAGAATAGATAACTCAACAGGTGATGTAGCAAAAGAGATAAATATTTTAGCAGATACTATAAATCATCTTTTATTAGAAAATAAAATCAATGGACTTACATTAGAAGATAGTTCAAAAATTTTATTAGAAAATGTAAATAAATTAAATATTAGCTCTAATGAAGCAGCAGCAAGTCTTGAAGAGACAGCAGCTGCTTTAGAGCAAATTACTTCAAATATTAGAAACAATACTGAAAGTATTGCTAAAATGGCAAAATTATCAGATGGTGTTATTCGCTCTTCAAAAGATGGAGAAAATCTAGCAAATCAGACAACAAATGCTATGGATGAAATAAATAAAAAAGTAAATATGGTAAATGAAGCAATAAGTGTAATTGATCAAATAGCATTCCAAACAAATATTCTAAGTCTAAATGCAGCAGTTGAAGCTGCAACTGCAGGAGAAGCAGGAAAAGGATTTGCTGTAGTTGCTCAAGAGGTGCGAAATCTTGCGAGTAGAAGTGCAGAAGCTGCAAAAGATATAAAACATATTGTTGAAGAAGCTACTATAAAAGCAAATGAAGGAAAACAAATAGCTTCAAGTATGATATATGGGTACAAAGATTTAAGTGAAAATATTACTCAAACAATGAATTTGATATCTGATATTGAAAATGCTTCTAAAGAGCAATTAATGGGAATAGAACAGATAAATGATGCAGTAAGCGAACTTGATCGTCAAACTCAACAAAATGCAATGGTATCATCTCAAACTCATGATATAGCTTTGGTTACAGATGAAATAGCAAAAGGGATTGTAAAAGAGGCAAATTCAAAAGAGTTTATAGGAAAAGATAGTGCAAAAGCTAGAAATTTTCATAAATCTACTATAGCTACAACTTCAAATAAAACACAAACTATAGAAAAAATTGAAAAAAAAGAGTCATCAAAACATATTGATGAATGGGAAAATTTCTAA
- a CDS encoding M20/M25/M40 family metallo-hydrolase has translation MPKILEIFKEITKIQRCSGNHKAFIEYMKEISKKLEYLCLVDETNNILCKKENSNANIVFQSHYDIVCLNDFCIPKIIEDDTTLKAIDSTLGADNGIGCSYMIALMYENFDGEFLFTSDEEIGLIGANTLNLPINSKYMLNLDSEEEGKICIGCAGGVDIIAKNSNKKIVPNIENLDLYEISISNLAGGHSGVDIDKNIPNAIKLIVKAIKECEGKLLDINGGERINSIPANVKAIIASKKTPQKTHDNMKIERINTKSEHLNIYDDEIINFLYNFENGVRDFNKELNVVQDSINLALIKTNIDEIVIEFSARSMNNENLKELKEKTKKELINNNFSVETYGKYPAWSPDINDFTSKVFNIYKTFNTNASLEAIHAGLECAIFKDKFPDLKIASIGPTIKFPHSKKEFVYKKSVENVFEIVKKIANSI, from the coding sequence ATGCCAAAAATTTTAGAAATATTTAAAGAGATTACAAAAATTCAAAGATGTAGTGGAAATCATAAAGCATTTATAGAATATATGAAAGAAATATCTAAAAAACTAGAATATCTTTGTCTAGTTGATGAAACAAATAATATTTTATGTAAAAAAGAGAACTCAAACGCAAATATAGTTTTTCAATCTCACTATGATATTGTTTGTTTAAATGATTTTTGTATTCCTAAAATTATTGAAGATGATACAACTTTAAAAGCAATAGATTCAACTTTGGGAGCCGATAATGGAATTGGTTGCTCATATATGATAGCTTTAATGTATGAAAATTTTGATGGTGAATTTTTATTTACAAGTGATGAAGAGATAGGACTTATAGGTGCAAATACTTTAAATCTTCCTATAAATTCTAAATATATGCTAAATCTTGATAGTGAAGAAGAAGGTAAAATTTGTATTGGTTGTGCAGGTGGAGTTGATATTATTGCAAAAAACTCAAATAAAAAAATAGTACCAAATATTGAAAATTTAGATTTATATGAGATTTCTATATCAAATCTAGCTGGTGGACATAGTGGTGTTGATATAGATAAAAACATTCCAAATGCTATAAAACTAATTGTAAAAGCTATAAAAGAGTGTGAAGGAAAACTATTGGATATAAATGGAGGTGAGAGAATAAACTCAATTCCTGCAAATGTAAAAGCTATAATTGCTTCAAAAAAGACTCCACAAAAAACTCATGATAATATGAAAATAGAGAGAATCAATACAAAATCTGAACATTTAAATATTTATGATGATGAAATTATTAATTTTTTATACAACTTTGAAAATGGTGTAAGAGATTTTAATAAAGAGTTAAATGTAGTTCAAGACTCTATAAATCTAGCATTAATTAAGACAAATATAGATGAAATTGTTATTGAATTTAGTGCTAGATCTATGAACAATGAGAACCTAAAAGAGTTAAAAGAGAAAACAAAAAAAGAGTTAATAAATAACAATTTTAGTGTAGAAACTTATGGAAAATATCCAGCTTGGAGTCCTGATATAAATGATTTCACATCAAAAGTTTTCAATATTTACAAAACTTTTAATACAAATGCATCTTTAGAAGCTATTCATGCTGGATTGGAGTGTGCTATTTTCAAAGATAAATTTCCAGATTTAAAAATAGCCTCTATTGGTCCAACTATAAAATTTCCTCACTCAAAAAAAGAGTTTGTATATAAGAAATCTGTTGAAAATGTTTTTGAAATAGTTAAAAAAATTGCAAATAGTATATAG